A genomic stretch from Leptospira licerasiae serovar Varillal str. VAR 010 includes:
- a CDS encoding SpoIIE family protein phosphatase, with amino-acid sequence MHTAKYLFFLLGPIGFLIFLLSLTPWHKEENLRAYKGVIDLRGIQSTSSGPVDLSGEWEFFWSQEPGKILESFHGNMTVPGSWNRETELHPSYDRLGYATYKLKVLLPDVWVGKVLTLGLGTVWSSYRLYLDGEFQGESGDPSTSPQTSIARVQPRSFSFVPSSSQIEVSLFVTNNFARQGGISSPVRLGPSEVMLSTRTRTIFTDIFAFSSLVIMGLYHISLYLYLRSSKAPLYFGFMSMAIGMRTLVTNTRLLMEFFPSINQNGIQMIEQISMMCATGLYLLFFYETFTVYASKLYVKISLAVIFLFILMTLFGSLEFNSSKVAYFHLFIGITIGYVIYVIFGIDFDKESNSSYILYGSGILFLGVAIDLFYTYILKVSSHQVSHIALVLFVFLQSLVIASDRSSKYKEAKLLTEDLQTMNLELFEMKEKLVQKVEDRTRTLNDTLQQINRELEIAQNVQRKILTPPEREIKGIRFDYVYKPLEKVGGDFLDISEINPGQVRVLLADAVGHGVQASLMTMALKTEYEELKKLPCPTHVLKELNGRFLRKFDTLESIFPCFVADIYLEKKEVLYASAGHPDQVLLSPDGKYELLHKTGPILGLFDDLEIEFSTYKFPLGSRLLLFSDGLIENRRKENRWSTVETIASRAATLSSVSLQKLLEELVVMEERSRGDEQRYDDITIIAIESRETPEYSA; translated from the coding sequence ATGCACACGGCAAAATATTTATTCTTTTTATTAGGACCCATCGGCTTCCTCATTTTCCTTTTGTCCCTCACCCCCTGGCATAAGGAGGAAAATTTACGCGCTTACAAAGGTGTGATCGATCTTAGAGGTATCCAAAGTACAAGTTCCGGTCCTGTTGATCTATCCGGAGAATGGGAATTTTTCTGGAGCCAAGAGCCCGGAAAGATATTAGAGTCTTTCCATGGGAATATGACGGTCCCAGGTTCTTGGAATCGCGAAACCGAATTACATCCGTCCTATGACAGATTAGGTTATGCCACTTATAAACTGAAAGTGCTTTTGCCCGATGTTTGGGTTGGAAAAGTTCTCACTCTAGGTTTAGGCACCGTTTGGAGTTCCTACAGATTATACTTGGACGGAGAGTTCCAGGGAGAATCAGGAGACCCATCTACTTCTCCTCAGACTAGCATTGCAAGAGTGCAGCCCCGATCCTTTTCATTCGTTCCTAGTTCCAGTCAGATAGAAGTTTCACTTTTTGTTACGAATAATTTCGCAAGGCAAGGAGGTATCAGCTCGCCCGTTAGATTGGGTCCTTCCGAAGTCATGTTATCTACCCGGACTCGAACCATCTTCACTGATATTTTCGCGTTCTCCAGCTTAGTGATCATGGGACTATATCATATTTCTCTATATTTATATTTAAGATCCAGCAAAGCTCCTTTGTATTTTGGATTTATGAGTATGGCGATCGGAATGAGGACTCTTGTTACTAACACTAGATTGCTTATGGAATTCTTCCCTTCTATCAACCAGAACGGAATACAAATGATAGAACAAATTTCCATGATGTGTGCTACAGGATTGTATTTGCTCTTCTTTTATGAAACCTTCACCGTTTACGCGTCCAAGCTATACGTAAAAATTTCATTAGCAGTAATCTTTCTATTCATATTGATGACATTATTCGGCTCATTGGAATTCAATAGTAGCAAGGTAGCATATTTCCATTTATTTATAGGGATTACGATCGGTTATGTGATCTATGTGATCTTTGGAATAGATTTTGATAAAGAAAGCAATTCTTCTTATATCTTATACGGTTCGGGGATACTATTCTTAGGAGTGGCAATAGATCTTTTCTATACTTATATTTTAAAAGTTTCCTCTCATCAAGTTTCTCATATTGCACTCGTACTTTTCGTATTCTTGCAGTCTTTAGTGATCGCTTCAGATCGTTCTTCCAAATATAAAGAAGCCAAACTTCTCACAGAAGATCTACAGACCATGAACTTAGAACTTTTTGAAATGAAAGAAAAGTTGGTTCAAAAGGTAGAAGATAGAACTAGAACCTTAAATGACACTCTACAGCAGATCAATAGAGAGTTGGAAATCGCTCAAAACGTACAAAGAAAAATCCTTACTCCTCCAGAAAGAGAGATCAAAGGAATTCGTTTCGACTATGTATATAAACCTTTAGAAAAAGTCGGAGGCGATTTTTTAGATATTTCTGAAATTAACCCCGGCCAAGTTAGAGTACTTTTAGCCGATGCAGTCGGGCATGGAGTGCAGGCAAGTCTTATGACCATGGCGTTAAAGACTGAATACGAAGAATTGAAAAAACTCCCCTGCCCTACTCATGTATTAAAAGAATTGAATGGAAGATTTTTAAGAAAGTTCGACACTTTAGAAAGTATCTTCCCCTGTTTTGTAGCGGATATCTATTTAGAGAAAAAAGAAGTTCTCTACGCTTCTGCGGGACATCCTGATCAGGTTCTACTTTCTCCTGACGGCAAATACGAACTACTTCACAAAACAGGTCCGATATTAGGATTATTCGATGATTTAGAGATCGAATTTTCCACTTATAAGTTCCCTTTAGGAAGCCGTTTATTACTTTTCTCTGATGGACTCATCGAGAATAGAAGAAAGGAAAATAGATGGAGCACTGTGGAGACCATCGCCTCCAGGGCAGCCACACTTTCCAGTGTAAGTCTCCAAAAACTATTAGAAGAATTAGTCGTAATGGAAGAAAGATCTAGAGGAGACGAACAAAGATACGATGATATCACTATCATCGCGATCGAATCCAGAGAAACTCCCGAATATTCGGCATAA
- a CDS encoding sulfatase: MIPILLYILLQDCRQIFPGSFSEGEETIIPVWDGLRSLKKAGSACSGNSEVAIQKISYHYKKNPSRYSELPLQEKWRNTQLTILKDKQTLLNESRDSLLLFQNGGCAISSEFIIPGAKLYDLQNVVLDFSTTALSSSGEHVPSTGKLIIKLGESIVFSEELQSQGREWIDHKIKIPESLSKSLEEDSSLLWNFEWIPKNQNDLLFVGQPTLYASVADPELWGPKENVILIVVDALRPDRLGFGGSPVPTSPNLDKLASESVVFENAFSNGNWTKPSMISFFTSKIASELGLGNAWFYSSNLHRKIFYSKKPETLPNHLRSKGYLTASLMNNVFLLDYTGVGVDLGFHKLFQPGKDKDDTELILAESVKFLKENKNRRFFLHININTPHYPYLPERKYMDILAKKTDPKIWNSYDPYVRKYMAEILYTDEVIGKILEEAKKTGAFEKSWIAVVADHGELQSMEHYYHHHFVAENLHAHGETHYDEEIKVPWIIHPPASKKSNIKKKIFSEQVSLLSLFPTLAGALGFPCNPDSCDGNDYSKTMYGKEGPQSEDFVYTEGRFSESIRTKEYKLIRRYPGYDFVRRTKEGEPHKMPEEFYSLVSDPGELQNLSANNSALLIKARQELDSHSLKKNVFKLRLPACEKECTRKIEIGIQAGIYKIQSDTHFTENRLEAKSASLTVKQAPGKESILSFYTVEPIFGFRLSIYKDGKPEDYKSGKWGILSEASSKIYRDSPESVASAKLPYEFKTSKIPYFYNDANLSGNSESSEQAALGKEVRKVLESWGYIHE, translated from the coding sequence TTGATCCCAATCTTGCTCTATATACTTTTACAGGATTGTAGGCAAATTTTTCCTGGATCGTTTTCGGAAGGAGAAGAGACCATAATCCCTGTTTGGGATGGACTTCGTTCCTTAAAAAAAGCAGGCAGCGCTTGCAGTGGAAATTCGGAAGTAGCAATCCAAAAGATCTCCTATCATTATAAAAAAAATCCGTCTCGTTATTCGGAACTTCCCCTCCAAGAAAAATGGAGGAACACTCAACTTACCATCCTAAAAGATAAACAAACTTTGCTAAACGAGTCCAGAGATAGTCTATTGTTATTCCAAAATGGTGGTTGCGCTATCTCCTCCGAGTTTATTATCCCCGGAGCAAAACTTTACGATCTACAAAATGTTGTTTTGGACTTTTCCACCACTGCATTATCTTCCTCTGGGGAACATGTCCCGAGCACCGGAAAACTAATAATAAAGTTGGGAGAATCTATCGTATTCTCCGAAGAACTTCAAAGCCAAGGAAGAGAGTGGATCGATCATAAGATCAAGATCCCCGAATCCCTTTCCAAATCTTTGGAAGAAGATTCTTCTCTTTTATGGAATTTTGAATGGATTCCTAAAAATCAGAACGATCTTTTATTCGTTGGACAACCTACATTATATGCCTCTGTGGCGGATCCGGAACTTTGGGGACCTAAAGAAAACGTAATATTGATCGTAGTCGATGCGCTTAGGCCGGATCGTTTGGGTTTCGGCGGTTCTCCAGTCCCTACCAGTCCCAATTTGGATAAGCTCGCTTCCGAATCTGTCGTTTTTGAAAATGCTTTCTCTAATGGAAATTGGACCAAGCCGAGTATGATTTCCTTTTTTACTTCTAAGATCGCATCCGAATTAGGTCTTGGGAATGCTTGGTTCTATTCCAGTAATCTTCATCGAAAAATATTCTATTCTAAAAAGCCGGAAACACTTCCGAACCATCTCAGATCCAAAGGTTATCTAACGGCAAGTCTAATGAATAACGTATTCCTACTGGATTACACGGGAGTGGGAGTCGATCTAGGGTTTCATAAATTATTCCAGCCTGGGAAAGATAAAGACGATACCGAACTGATACTTGCGGAATCCGTAAAATTCCTGAAAGAGAACAAAAACAGAAGATTTTTCCTACATATAAATATCAATACTCCTCACTATCCGTATCTACCTGAAAGAAAGTATATGGATATTCTAGCAAAGAAGACGGATCCAAAGATCTGGAATAGTTATGATCCTTACGTAAGAAAGTATATGGCTGAGATCTTATATACGGATGAGGTCATAGGCAAAATCCTGGAAGAAGCCAAAAAGACAGGCGCCTTCGAAAAATCTTGGATCGCTGTAGTCGCGGATCATGGAGAATTACAATCCATGGAGCATTATTACCATCATCATTTCGTGGCAGAGAATCTACATGCCCACGGAGAGACCCATTACGACGAAGAGATCAAGGTTCCCTGGATCATTCATCCTCCTGCATCAAAAAAATCGAATATTAAAAAAAAGATCTTTTCCGAGCAGGTTTCTTTACTTTCCCTTTTTCCCACTTTAGCAGGAGCATTAGGATTTCCTTGCAATCCGGATTCTTGCGACGGAAATGATTACTCCAAAACAATGTATGGAAAAGAAGGTCCACAATCGGAGGACTTCGTATATACCGAAGGAAGATTTTCGGAGTCTATTCGTACAAAAGAATACAAACTGATTCGTAGATACCCAGGTTATGATTTTGTAAGAAGGACCAAAGAGGGTGAACCTCATAAAATGCCTGAGGAATTCTATTCTTTGGTTTCAGATCCCGGAGAATTACAAAATCTCTCGGCTAACAACTCGGCACTTCTTATAAAAGCAAGACAGGAATTGGATTCTCATAGTTTAAAGAAGAATGTTTTCAAACTTAGATTGCCCGCCTGCGAAAAAGAATGCACTCGTAAGATAGAGATCGGGATCCAAGCAGGAATTTATAAAATTCAATCTGATACCCATTTCACGGAAAATAGATTAGAAGCAAAATCAGCTTCCCTTACGGTAAAACAAGCGCCCGGAAAAGAAAGTATCCTCTCCTTCTATACGGTAGAACCCATTTTTGGATTTCGTTTGTCCATTTACAAGGATGGAAAACCGGAAGATTATAAGTCCGGAAAATGGGGAATTTTATCCGAAGCGAGTTCTAAAATTTATAGGGATTCGCCCGAATCGGTTGCTTCTGCAAAACTTCCTTACGAATTCAAAACTTCTAAAATACCTTATTTTTATAACGACGCCAACCTTTCCGGAAATTCGGAGTCTTCAGAGCAAGCCGCGTTAGGAAAAGAAGTCCGAAAAGTATTGGAAAGCTGGGGTTATATCCACGAATAG
- a CDS encoding tetratricopeptide repeat protein, with translation MSRFHFSKNHSILASVTLVLASYSACSGEKDEPSILEIRDLLDSGHLTESVQKAKDKALITGKMDQVHYLRGWIHYLRKEDSAAEKEYKLCLKENKNSIDCLRGLAQIEKHKQNYEKAETRYKQALVIAQAAKDQEYSSMLLTDLGNLALSQDEREEAMDWYNKSIQVKPEGSAYYGLGFVHLLNRDKVASVQSLKKGLGTEYRDLIIKAETYYLLAKLQNDFEKNPQAASESAKKAFELFPAMEKYSKSWEQYSKLSRSK, from the coding sequence ATGAGCCGTTTTCATTTTTCTAAAAATCATTCTATTTTAGCTAGCGTTACACTTGTATTGGCTTCTTATTCTGCTTGTTCAGGGGAGAAAGATGAGCCTTCTATTCTGGAGATCAGAGATCTATTAGACTCCGGTCATTTAACAGAATCCGTTCAGAAGGCGAAAGATAAGGCACTGATCACTGGAAAAATGGACCAGGTCCATTACCTAAGGGGATGGATCCATTATTTACGCAAAGAGGATTCGGCCGCAGAGAAAGAATATAAACTTTGTTTAAAGGAGAATAAAAACTCCATCGATTGTTTGAGAGGACTTGCTCAAATCGAAAAACATAAACAAAATTATGAAAAAGCGGAAACAAGATATAAACAAGCCTTAGTAATTGCGCAAGCTGCTAAAGATCAAGAATACAGCTCCATGTTGCTTACGGATCTGGGAAATTTGGCTCTTTCTCAGGATGAAAGAGAAGAAGCCATGGACTGGTATAATAAATCCATCCAAGTAAAACCGGAAGGTTCTGCCTACTATGGACTTGGTTTTGTGCATCTATTAAATCGTGATAAAGTTGCTTCTGTCCAATCCTTAAAAAAAGGATTAGGGACCGAATACAGAGATCTAATCATCAAAGCGGAAACCTATTATCTTCTGGCAAAGTTACAAAATGATTTCGAAAAAAACCCGCAGGCAGCAAGCGAGTCCGCAAAAAAAGCCTTCGAATTATTTCCAGCAATGGAGAAATACTCGAAATCTTGGGAACAATATTCCAAACTTTCCCGTTCTAAATAA
- a CDS encoding FAS1-like dehydratase domain-containing protein, which yields MAEKGISKDLIGTKLDSYEFDVERGKIKEFCLAISETNPIYFDLEAAKKAGYEDIPAPPTFPTVIQFWGYPKIWKDMENMGVDTSRILHLKEKYNYVKTLYPGRVSSQGECVNVTVGKMDTMTFRTTIRNAKGETVIEAEMSIFIRKPEQ from the coding sequence ATGGCAGAAAAAGGCATTTCAAAAGACCTGATCGGCACAAAACTCGACTCCTACGAATTCGACGTAGAAAGAGGAAAGATAAAAGAGTTTTGTCTAGCGATCAGCGAGACCAATCCGATATACTTCGATCTAGAAGCGGCTAAAAAAGCAGGATACGAGGATATTCCAGCTCCTCCTACATTTCCAACTGTGATCCAGTTTTGGGGATATCCTAAAATTTGGAAAGATATGGAGAACATGGGAGTTGATACTTCCAGGATCTTGCATCTAAAAGAAAAATATAATTATGTTAAAACTCTTTATCCTGGTAGGGTTTCTTCTCAGGGAGAATGTGTTAACGTAACTGTAGGTAAAATGGATACGATGACTTTCCGCACCACTATTCGTAATGCAAAGGGTGAAACTGTAATCGAAGCAGAGATGTCCATTTTCATCCGTAAACCGGAACAATGA
- a CDS encoding helix-turn-helix domain-containing protein, whose protein sequence is MLLSVACLLRPEKSSGLRILSLLSFCVSIQFLYVYFLLKGIYFEPSFLNHLHIPFAWFLGPGMYSLYSVTVREEKFTAFERSFYLPGILLLILFPVLYLVLPQIFWNRPVDYFEKGSTSWSDILLLGAYSANLVFYSSIVWQTRAAFRLERLKKDAGARILLFVVIGSGSVTSILVISYLIRDINLLFISVLSTVIYAVAGYLAQIYAPEVFSEMGPSMRDAYRNSRLEGVDTTDLENRLESLMTKEKLYLQEDLSLSTLANQLDIKPYQLSEFLNQRKGTNFAKFVNGFRVAESVRILQKEEGANILSVAYRSGFNSKATFNLAFKSIQGVSPREYLRKSKVS, encoded by the coding sequence ATGCTTCTGTCTGTGGCATGCCTACTCCGACCGGAAAAATCTTCCGGTTTAAGGATCTTATCTTTATTATCTTTTTGTGTTTCTATCCAATTCTTATATGTTTATTTTCTTTTGAAGGGTATTTATTTCGAACCTTCGTTTTTAAACCATCTTCATATTCCATTCGCATGGTTTTTAGGACCTGGAATGTATAGTTTGTATTCCGTTACGGTTCGAGAGGAGAAATTCACTGCCTTCGAAAGGAGTTTTTATCTTCCGGGAATACTCCTTCTTATCTTATTTCCAGTCCTCTATTTAGTTTTACCTCAAATCTTTTGGAACAGACCGGTAGATTATTTTGAAAAAGGTTCCACAAGTTGGTCGGATATCCTACTGTTAGGCGCTTATTCAGCGAATCTAGTATTTTATTCTTCTATCGTTTGGCAGACAAGAGCTGCGTTCCGATTGGAAAGACTCAAAAAAGATGCGGGAGCCAGGATACTTTTGTTCGTTGTGATCGGAAGCGGAAGTGTAACTTCCATCCTTGTTATTTCTTATTTAATCAGAGACATTAATCTGTTATTCATTTCTGTTTTGAGCACTGTGATCTACGCGGTTGCCGGTTATCTTGCACAAATTTATGCACCGGAAGTGTTCAGCGAAATGGGACCTTCTATGAGAGATGCGTACCGTAATTCCAGATTAGAAGGTGTGGACACAACTGATCTGGAAAATCGCTTAGAAAGTTTGATGACAAAAGAAAAATTGTATCTGCAAGAAGACCTTTCTCTCTCCACTCTAGCTAATCAGTTAGATATCAAACCATATCAACTTTCAGAATTTCTAAATCAGAGAAAGGGAACTAACTTTGCCAAGTTCGTAAACGGTTTCAGAGTAGCGGAATCAGTTCGTATATTACAGAAAGAAGAAGGAGCCAATATTCTTTCCGTCGCTTACAGATCCGGTTTTAATTCCAAGGCGACTTTCAACCTTGCATTCAAATCTATACAAGGTGTTTCTCCTAGAGAGTATCTCCGAAAATCCAAAGTCTCTTAA
- a CDS encoding CocE/NonD family hydrolase, giving the protein MLILGGSFYSCKSDSSQNAEAAALLASLDPSLAQAAGNKGVSELEDSSSEIQNAFAQESDGSFTFDNTIKVTANDGVVLEASLFTPSIPSATGKYPTVIFVNSWALNKYEYLVPAAKLAKKGYIVLSYSTRGFGASGGLIDTAGPKDRADLSKIIDWLLANTQADLANIGISGISYGAGISLAGVSTEPRIKTAVAMSGWGNLKRSLYGNDTPRLIWGLLLVASSYITGRPDPIIAQNFGKLLQHTDIDSVTTWAADRSPETFVGQLNASAGKSVLISNNFEDFLFNPNAVLDYFAKIQVPKKLLMNEGIHASAEIGGILGFSGTVWDNAYDWFDYWLKGINNGIMDKPQVTFQKRFAGPRVTLPSWPSPTVSDKTFYLKPRGLFTNGELSAGQNTTVTNTGILSGADTVASTGFPLLSDILAAHAEIPVTTNLGLVSRVNGIVYQSSNLSSALKIRGKMFWNGRISSSLGKANVNVYFYDVDKYGTATLITHGTGTIFDAGWYETKDMSIDLNAVAYDVPAGNKIAIAIDTFDSQYAVPTVLIYGLDVKHSKTPQSTLVIQSEN; this is encoded by the coding sequence ATGCTGATCTTAGGAGGATCTTTTTACTCTTGTAAAAGTGATTCTTCTCAAAATGCGGAAGCTGCAGCCCTCTTAGCTTCCTTAGATCCAAGCCTGGCCCAAGCTGCCGGAAACAAAGGAGTTTCCGAGTTAGAAGATTCCAGTAGCGAGATCCAAAACGCATTCGCGCAAGAGAGCGACGGAAGTTTCACTTTCGATAATACCATCAAAGTAACTGCAAACGACGGGGTTGTGTTAGAAGCTAGCCTCTTCACACCTTCTATCCCTTCTGCTACCGGAAAATATCCTACGGTAATTTTCGTGAACAGTTGGGCATTGAACAAATACGAGTATCTGGTTCCAGCTGCGAAACTCGCTAAAAAGGGATATATCGTTCTCTCTTATAGCACAAGAGGTTTTGGAGCTTCCGGAGGACTCATTGATACTGCCGGTCCAAAGGATAGAGCTGATTTAAGCAAAATTATCGACTGGTTACTTGCGAACACCCAAGCCGATCTCGCAAATATCGGTATATCAGGTATCTCTTACGGCGCCGGAATTTCCTTAGCAGGTGTGAGCACCGAACCTAGAATTAAGACTGCAGTTGCTATGAGCGGTTGGGGAAATCTCAAACGTTCTCTTTATGGTAATGATACTCCTAGATTGATCTGGGGATTATTGCTGGTTGCATCCAGTTATATCACAGGAAGACCTGATCCGATCATCGCGCAAAATTTCGGAAAACTTCTACAACATACGGATATCGATTCTGTGACCACATGGGCAGCGGATCGTTCTCCGGAAACTTTCGTAGGACAATTGAATGCTTCTGCAGGTAAATCGGTACTGATTTCAAATAACTTTGAGGACTTCTTATTTAACCCGAACGCAGTTTTGGATTATTTCGCAAAAATCCAAGTTCCGAAAAAACTTTTAATGAACGAAGGAATTCATGCTTCCGCAGAAATCGGGGGCATTCTCGGTTTTTCCGGCACAGTTTGGGATAACGCATACGACTGGTTCGATTATTGGTTGAAAGGGATCAATAATGGGATCATGGACAAACCTCAGGTCACTTTCCAAAAACGTTTTGCAGGACCTAGAGTGACTCTTCCTTCTTGGCCTTCCCCTACTGTTTCCGATAAAACTTTTTATCTGAAACCTAGAGGTTTATTTACTAACGGGGAACTTTCTGCCGGCCAGAATACTACCGTCACGAATACGGGAATTCTTTCCGGAGCGGACACTGTTGCAAGCACTGGATTTCCTTTGCTTTCGGATATTCTAGCTGCTCATGCCGAAATTCCTGTAACAACCAATTTAGGTTTAGTGAGTAGAGTGAATGGTATCGTGTACCAATCTTCTAACTTAAGCTCTGCATTAAAGATCAGAGGTAAAATGTTCTGGAACGGAAGGATCTCTTCCAGCCTTGGAAAGGCAAACGTGAACGTTTACTTTTACGATGTAGATAAATACGGCACCGCTACTTTGATCACTCATGGTACCGGGACTATTTTCGACGCAGGATGGTATGAAACAAAAGATATGTCTATCGATCTAAATGCGGTAGCTTATGATGTTCCTGCGGGAAATAAGATCGCGATTGCAATCGATACTTTCGATTCTCAATATGCGGTGCCTACTGTGCTGATTTATGGTCTGGATGTGAAACACTCCAAAACCCCACAATCCACTTTAGTGATCCAATCGGAGAATTAA
- a CDS encoding MaoC family dehydratase produces the protein MSKIEFDKYEVGQELPPLNVDTITHAHLVRYAGASGDFNPIHNDPDFARKTGLDGTIAHGMFVMAQIGRLCTSWADQKQIKEFGVTFKAMTKPGQKLTCSGKIKRKKEENGEKLLTVAVEAADESGEVKASGELVVIC, from the coding sequence ATGAGTAAGATTGAATTCGACAAGTACGAAGTAGGACAAGAACTCCCTCCTTTAAATGTGGATACTATTACACACGCGCATCTAGTGCGTTATGCTGGAGCGAGCGGCGACTTTAACCCTATCCATAACGATCCTGATTTCGCTCGTAAGACCGGATTGGATGGAACGATCGCTCACGGTATGTTCGTAATGGCCCAGATCGGAAGACTTTGCACTTCTTGGGCAGACCAAAAGCAAATCAAAGAATTCGGAGTCACTTTCAAAGCGATGACCAAACCTGGACAAAAGCTAACTTGTTCCGGCAAGATCAAACGTAAGAAAGAAGAAAACGGAGAAAAACTTCTAACAGTAGCTGTAGAGGCTGCTGACGAGTCTGGAGAAGTGAAAGCTTCCGGAGAGTTAGTAGTTATCTGCTAA
- a CDS encoding OmpA family protein, whose translation MAFRGFLILFFLIPSYLFSETPVLFRWKMRSGDDLELNEYHRVKARQGLRVINREDKNRILLKAISCKKEGCDFSAIFDTYIKFPELDPAFYKDKTFKSKFHISETGQYTVPPEYSMPNLRSLPSFSSKEVGVGEEWTKPASESFQFPTARIEIPVQAKYVYKGKGDWEYSGKKGNADLIEYNYNLMKESDPIAQNIPYKIYGFAKGKVFFDSEQGVPQYKYVQLAYTFVFPNGIAQEMSFEIHGLYSKQNSVTENDKDKIAEEVKRILGPFPEGTAYPKKRPTGKKGNGLEWPEWEGNPEEEVADRAPVEIRKSNEGVVLSLDNLLFDYNKSELKSEAKKVLERIADVLKKYPDREIRIGGHTDDKGSQDYNLKLSQDRALSVLQELRDSHGIEETRMSYKGYGKSQPVAENSTESGRAKNRRVDITIVLE comes from the coding sequence ATGGCATTCAGAGGGTTTCTCATCCTATTCTTCTTAATACCCTCTTATTTATTTTCCGAAACTCCGGTACTGTTCCGATGGAAGATGAGATCCGGAGACGATCTGGAATTAAACGAATACCATAGGGTAAAGGCCAGACAGGGTCTTAGAGTTATCAATCGAGAAGATAAAAATCGCATTTTGTTAAAAGCGATATCCTGTAAAAAGGAAGGCTGCGATTTTTCCGCAATATTCGATACATACATTAAATTTCCTGAATTAGATCCAGCATTCTATAAAGACAAAACGTTTAAGAGTAAATTCCATATTTCGGAAACCGGCCAATATACTGTTCCCCCTGAATACAGTATGCCCAACTTGAGATCGTTACCTAGCTTTTCCTCCAAAGAGGTAGGCGTAGGAGAAGAATGGACAAAACCTGCTTCCGAGAGTTTTCAATTCCCGACGGCGAGAATAGAGATACCTGTCCAAGCAAAGTATGTTTACAAAGGTAAAGGAGACTGGGAATATTCAGGCAAAAAGGGTAATGCCGACCTGATCGAATATAACTATAACCTAATGAAGGAATCCGATCCGATTGCTCAGAATATTCCATACAAAATTTACGGCTTTGCAAAAGGAAAAGTTTTCTTTGATTCCGAACAAGGAGTTCCTCAATACAAATATGTTCAGCTCGCTTACACATTCGTTTTTCCGAATGGGATCGCGCAAGAAATGTCCTTTGAGATCCATGGATTATATTCTAAACAGAACTCCGTTACGGAGAATGATAAGGACAAAATTGCGGAAGAAGTAAAGAGGATCCTCGGACCTTTTCCGGAAGGAACCGCTTACCCGAAAAAGAGACCTACCGGCAAAAAAGGGAACGGATTAGAGTGGCCTGAATGGGAAGGAAATCCTGAAGAAGAAGTCGCAGACCGTGCACCTGTTGAGATCAGAAAATCGAACGAGGGAGTCGTACTATCCCTAGATAATCTACTTTTCGATTATAATAAATCCGAATTAAAGTCGGAAGCCAAAAAGGTATTGGAAAGGATTGCGGATGTTCTAAAAAAATATCCGGATAGGGAAATTCGGATCGGCGGCCATACGGACGATAAAGGCAGCCAGGATTACAATCTAAAACTTTCTCAGGACAGAGCGCTATCGGTTCTGCAAGAGTTACGGGATTCTCACGGAATTGAAGAAACTAGAATGTCTTATAAAGGTTATGGAAAATCCCAACCCGTAGCGGAAAATTCCACAGAATCAGGTAGGGCCAAAAACCGAAGAGTGGATATCACCATTGTCTTGGAATAA